One genomic window of Denticeps clupeoides chromosome 14, fDenClu1.1, whole genome shotgun sequence includes the following:
- the LOC114763486 gene encoding ellis-van Creveld syndrome protein-like isoform X1, giving the protein MAPECASDVALRVAESLQLFTGLLTVAVAFGVFFGIVTATLLYVFCLKPCLQTRKFQGYDPRRLFDMEDGDRDGSQSDCSSVEKRPGQCGAPNERSKKQVPVSSDVAAFALKAKVVYPINQRFRPLADGASNPSLHEHSKLAVPPQPASSCSSSTMDSLSQEKDDGSSHFVSPSPPPTLDNETFQRVSYYPETVCQLGSDGRVSLYCLGLQDLHNQRSQLQEHKHEAFLQILRIVLSSAFHKDNTDSAFSTNIQLAQRKDLEVLRKNMNASLLGIEKLDDAGTASCSVDDVEKAGRERQEHAVQMAVVFSKQLEKLCQQLLGRRSPLPTAAVEKISQTLVESLLQLEEKLAECENMAMQAVLDRLQWWEAVAGCFRKRSALLRENVELRLKITARGLEQLTSDGQLTFTQMETLLSELQAVMAAELQCWNEGCRSRMVELVKERGRKVECKRRKLLKSHARDRSQNQQSLEIVQDPNEFIKLYHESLLRQMKQLVEFEMQQDGRITDALCTVWSVQRSWSDGISARWKEAVGAVLSASSQLSADYCQQLWRTLVHNLTIQLQSGQPSGRQQLQDIRSQLERDKQAWTDEDSLCRACLCHLAEQQMKITTSVVNSQKDLLLSADVVKKQRLLQSAFQRHFVARHFFLRGLREMRLSRLKLKPQESPDARELLLIDTEKLLDDEAQMVTQSHQHEFLSEVESASKLLQEYSQLLIGHALAWSVRQQLDATRQTSPARDDGRKIQLIEDITKSLSVSTVRTLVHNYYTEIRAVARSFLEENSKTDECEAQSGPGHQVQVLLKDLAHWARKPTSTAFQQRVELQKQRVLAQLDLEHQLLLTSLRGKRTTLDKAKRRFHLQLQEAEEHFMAELLASLPIHGADDCETPESKREGGSKNQVL; this is encoded by the exons ATGGCACCGGAGTGCGCCAGCGACGTCGCGCTCCGCGTCGCCGAATCCCTGCAGCTTTTCACTGGTCTGTTGACGGTGGCCGTCGCGTTCGGCGTCTTCTTCGGCATCGTGACCGCGACCCTGCTGTACGTCTTCTGCCTCAAGCCTTGTCTCCAAACGCGGAAG TTTCAGGGATATGACCCCAGGAGGCTGTTTGACATGGAGGATGGTGACCGGGATGGCAGTCAGAGTGACTGCAGCAGTGTGGAGAAGAGGCCAGGACAGTGCGGCGCTCCCAACGAGAGG AGTAAGAAGCAGGTTCCAGTGAGCAGTGATGTGGCCGCCTTCGCCCTGAAGGCCAAGGTGGTGTATCCCATCAATCAGCGATTCCGG CCTCTGGCGGACGGAGCCTCCAACCCTTCTCTCCACGAGCACTCGAAGCTGGCTGTGCCACCCCAGCccgcctcctcctgctcctccagcaCAATGGATTCCCTGAGTCAGGAGAAGGATGATGGCAGCAGCCACTTCGTCTCGCCCTCACCGCCCCCCACCCTGGATAATGAAACCTTCCAGCGGGTCTCTTACTATCCAGAGACTGTGTGCCAGCTGGG CTCAGATGGCAGAGTGAGTCTGTATTGTCTGGGCCTTCAGGATCTGCACAACCAAAGATCTCAGCTACAGGAGCACAAACATGAG GCGTTCCTTCAGATACTCCGAATTGTTCTGAGTAGTGCTTTTCATAAGGACAACACTGATTCTGCCTTCTCTACCAACATTCAGCTTGCACAGAGAAAG GATCTGGAGGTGCTGAGGAAAAACATGAATGCGAGTCTGTTAGGCATTGAGAAGTTGGACGATGCTGGCACCGCCTCCTGCTCTGTGGACGATGTCGAAAAGGCTGGACGAGAGAGACAGGAGCATGCAGTTCAAATG gcTGTGGTCTTCAGTAAGCAGCTGGAGAAGTTGTGTCAGCAGCTACTGGGCAGGCGCAGCCCGTTGCCCACAGCGGCAGTGGAGAAGATCAGTCAGACTCTGGTGGAGAGTCTACTGCAGCTTGAGGAGAAACTGGCTGAGTGTGAGAACATGGCCATGCAG GCTGTGCTGGACAGGCTGCAGTGGTGGGAAGCTGTAGCAGGATGTTTCCGGAAACGCTCCGCCCTCCTCAGGGAAAACGTTGAACTGCGGCTGAAGATCACAGCTCGGGGCTTGGAGCAACTGACTAGTGATGGACAGTTGACCTTCACCCAGATGGAGACGTTGCTGTCTGAGCTTCAGGCCGTCATGGCAGCAGAGCTGCAGTGCTGGAACGAGG GCTGTAGGAGCCGAATGGTGGAGCTggtgaaagagagggggaggaaggTTGAGTGCAAGAGGAGGAAGCTGTTAAAGAGCCACGCCCGAGACAGGAGCCAGAACCAGCAGTCTCTGGAGATTGTGCAGGACCCCAATGAGTTCATAAAG TTGTACCATGAATCGCTGCTCAGGCAGATGAAGCAGCTTGTGGAGTTTGAGATGCAGCAAGATGGAAGAATCACAGATGCCCTCTGCACTGTCTGG AGTGTGCAGCGTTCCTGGTCTGATGGCATTTCTGCTCGGTGGAAAGAGGCGGTTGGGGCCGTGCTTTCGGCCAGCTCTCAACTCTCAGCTGACTACTGCCAGCAGCTGTGGAGGACTCTGGTTCACAACCTGACCATCCAGCTCCAGAGCGGTCAGCCCTCCGGcaggcagcagctgcaggacatCAGATCTCAGCTGGAGAGAGACAAGCAG GCTTGGACTGATGAGGACTCGCTGTGCCGGGCCTGCCTGTGCCACCTGGCTGAACAGCAGATGAAGATCACCACATCAGTGGTTAACAGCCAGAAAGACCTTCTCCTCAG TGCCGACGTGGTGAAGAAACAGCGCCTGCTGCAGTCTGCCTTCCAGCGACACTTCGTAGCGCGACACTTCTTCCTGAGGGGCCTGAGAGAAATGAGGCTTTCCAGACTCAAGCTCAAGCCACAGGAGTCCCCAGATGCTCGG GAACTTCTGCTCATTGATACTGAGAAGCTGCTGGATGATGAGGCTCAGATGGTCACCCAGAGCCACCAGCACGAGTTCCTCTCTGAAGTGGAATCTGCCTCCAAGCTCCTCCAGGAATATTCCCAGCTCCTAATCGGCCATGCTCTGGCCTGGAGCGTGAGGCAACAGTTAGATGCGACGCGTCAGACCAGCCCAGCTAGAGATGATGGCCGTAAG ATCCAGTTGATCGAAGACATCACAAAGAGTCTAAGTGTCAGCACAGTCAGAACCTTGGTACACAACTACTACACTGAGATCCGGGCTGTTGCCAGGAGTTTCCTGGAGGAGAACAGCAAGACGG ATGAATGTGAGGCACAGTCAGGACCAGGACACCAGGTCCAGGTACTGCTGAAAGACCTGGCCCACTGGGCAAGAAAGCCTACTTCGACTGCATTTCagcagag GGTGGAGCTGCAGAAGCAGCGGGTGCTTGCCCAGCTGGATCTGGAGCACCAGCTCTTGCTCACATCCTTAAGAGGGAAGAGAACTACCTTGGATAAGGCCAAGAGACGTTTTCATCTCCAGCTCCAG GAGGCAGAGGAGCACTTTATGGCAGAGCTGTTGGCAAGCCTTCCTATTCATG GTGCCGATGACTGTGAAACCCCAGAGAGCAAGCGAGAGGGTGGCTCCAAAAATCAGGTTCTTTGA
- the LOC114763486 gene encoding ellis-van Creveld syndrome protein-like isoform X2, producing the protein MAPECASDVALRVAESLQLFTGLLTVAVAFGVFFGIVTATLLYVFCLKPCLQTRKFQGYDPRRLFDMEDGDRDGSQSDCSSVEKRPGQCGAPNERSKKQVPVSSDVAAFALKAKVVYPINQRFRPLADGASNPSLHEHSKLAVPPQPASSCSSSTMDSLSQEKDDGSSHFVSPSPPPTLDNETFQRVSYYPETVCQLGSDGRVSLYCLGLQDLHNQRSQLQEHKHELAQRKDLEVLRKNMNASLLGIEKLDDAGTASCSVDDVEKAGRERQEHAVQMAVVFSKQLEKLCQQLLGRRSPLPTAAVEKISQTLVESLLQLEEKLAECENMAMQAVLDRLQWWEAVAGCFRKRSALLRENVELRLKITARGLEQLTSDGQLTFTQMETLLSELQAVMAAELQCWNEGCRSRMVELVKERGRKVECKRRKLLKSHARDRSQNQQSLEIVQDPNEFIKLYHESLLRQMKQLVEFEMQQDGRITDALCTVWSVQRSWSDGISARWKEAVGAVLSASSQLSADYCQQLWRTLVHNLTIQLQSGQPSGRQQLQDIRSQLERDKQAWTDEDSLCRACLCHLAEQQMKITTSVVNSQKDLLLSADVVKKQRLLQSAFQRHFVARHFFLRGLREMRLSRLKLKPQESPDARELLLIDTEKLLDDEAQMVTQSHQHEFLSEVESASKLLQEYSQLLIGHALAWSVRQQLDATRQTSPARDDGRKIQLIEDITKSLSVSTVRTLVHNYYTEIRAVARSFLEENSKTDECEAQSGPGHQVQVLLKDLAHWARKPTSTAFQQRVELQKQRVLAQLDLEHQLLLTSLRGKRTTLDKAKRRFHLQLQEAEEHFMAELLASLPIHGADDCETPESKREGGSKNQVL; encoded by the exons ATGGCACCGGAGTGCGCCAGCGACGTCGCGCTCCGCGTCGCCGAATCCCTGCAGCTTTTCACTGGTCTGTTGACGGTGGCCGTCGCGTTCGGCGTCTTCTTCGGCATCGTGACCGCGACCCTGCTGTACGTCTTCTGCCTCAAGCCTTGTCTCCAAACGCGGAAG TTTCAGGGATATGACCCCAGGAGGCTGTTTGACATGGAGGATGGTGACCGGGATGGCAGTCAGAGTGACTGCAGCAGTGTGGAGAAGAGGCCAGGACAGTGCGGCGCTCCCAACGAGAGG AGTAAGAAGCAGGTTCCAGTGAGCAGTGATGTGGCCGCCTTCGCCCTGAAGGCCAAGGTGGTGTATCCCATCAATCAGCGATTCCGG CCTCTGGCGGACGGAGCCTCCAACCCTTCTCTCCACGAGCACTCGAAGCTGGCTGTGCCACCCCAGCccgcctcctcctgctcctccagcaCAATGGATTCCCTGAGTCAGGAGAAGGATGATGGCAGCAGCCACTTCGTCTCGCCCTCACCGCCCCCCACCCTGGATAATGAAACCTTCCAGCGGGTCTCTTACTATCCAGAGACTGTGTGCCAGCTGGG CTCAGATGGCAGAGTGAGTCTGTATTGTCTGGGCCTTCAGGATCTGCACAACCAAAGATCTCAGCTACAGGAGCACAAACATGAG CTTGCACAGAGAAAG GATCTGGAGGTGCTGAGGAAAAACATGAATGCGAGTCTGTTAGGCATTGAGAAGTTGGACGATGCTGGCACCGCCTCCTGCTCTGTGGACGATGTCGAAAAGGCTGGACGAGAGAGACAGGAGCATGCAGTTCAAATG gcTGTGGTCTTCAGTAAGCAGCTGGAGAAGTTGTGTCAGCAGCTACTGGGCAGGCGCAGCCCGTTGCCCACAGCGGCAGTGGAGAAGATCAGTCAGACTCTGGTGGAGAGTCTACTGCAGCTTGAGGAGAAACTGGCTGAGTGTGAGAACATGGCCATGCAG GCTGTGCTGGACAGGCTGCAGTGGTGGGAAGCTGTAGCAGGATGTTTCCGGAAACGCTCCGCCCTCCTCAGGGAAAACGTTGAACTGCGGCTGAAGATCACAGCTCGGGGCTTGGAGCAACTGACTAGTGATGGACAGTTGACCTTCACCCAGATGGAGACGTTGCTGTCTGAGCTTCAGGCCGTCATGGCAGCAGAGCTGCAGTGCTGGAACGAGG GCTGTAGGAGCCGAATGGTGGAGCTggtgaaagagagggggaggaaggTTGAGTGCAAGAGGAGGAAGCTGTTAAAGAGCCACGCCCGAGACAGGAGCCAGAACCAGCAGTCTCTGGAGATTGTGCAGGACCCCAATGAGTTCATAAAG TTGTACCATGAATCGCTGCTCAGGCAGATGAAGCAGCTTGTGGAGTTTGAGATGCAGCAAGATGGAAGAATCACAGATGCCCTCTGCACTGTCTGG AGTGTGCAGCGTTCCTGGTCTGATGGCATTTCTGCTCGGTGGAAAGAGGCGGTTGGGGCCGTGCTTTCGGCCAGCTCTCAACTCTCAGCTGACTACTGCCAGCAGCTGTGGAGGACTCTGGTTCACAACCTGACCATCCAGCTCCAGAGCGGTCAGCCCTCCGGcaggcagcagctgcaggacatCAGATCTCAGCTGGAGAGAGACAAGCAG GCTTGGACTGATGAGGACTCGCTGTGCCGGGCCTGCCTGTGCCACCTGGCTGAACAGCAGATGAAGATCACCACATCAGTGGTTAACAGCCAGAAAGACCTTCTCCTCAG TGCCGACGTGGTGAAGAAACAGCGCCTGCTGCAGTCTGCCTTCCAGCGACACTTCGTAGCGCGACACTTCTTCCTGAGGGGCCTGAGAGAAATGAGGCTTTCCAGACTCAAGCTCAAGCCACAGGAGTCCCCAGATGCTCGG GAACTTCTGCTCATTGATACTGAGAAGCTGCTGGATGATGAGGCTCAGATGGTCACCCAGAGCCACCAGCACGAGTTCCTCTCTGAAGTGGAATCTGCCTCCAAGCTCCTCCAGGAATATTCCCAGCTCCTAATCGGCCATGCTCTGGCCTGGAGCGTGAGGCAACAGTTAGATGCGACGCGTCAGACCAGCCCAGCTAGAGATGATGGCCGTAAG ATCCAGTTGATCGAAGACATCACAAAGAGTCTAAGTGTCAGCACAGTCAGAACCTTGGTACACAACTACTACACTGAGATCCGGGCTGTTGCCAGGAGTTTCCTGGAGGAGAACAGCAAGACGG ATGAATGTGAGGCACAGTCAGGACCAGGACACCAGGTCCAGGTACTGCTGAAAGACCTGGCCCACTGGGCAAGAAAGCCTACTTCGACTGCATTTCagcagag GGTGGAGCTGCAGAAGCAGCGGGTGCTTGCCCAGCTGGATCTGGAGCACCAGCTCTTGCTCACATCCTTAAGAGGGAAGAGAACTACCTTGGATAAGGCCAAGAGACGTTTTCATCTCCAGCTCCAG GAGGCAGAGGAGCACTTTATGGCAGAGCTGTTGGCAAGCCTTCCTATTCATG GTGCCGATGACTGTGAAACCCCAGAGAGCAAGCGAGAGGGTGGCTCCAAAAATCAGGTTCTTTGA